The following coding sequences lie in one Alloacidobacterium dinghuense genomic window:
- the pdxT gene encoding pyridoxal 5'-phosphate synthase glutaminase subunit PdxT — protein MSTKSEVGQTIPQIGVLAIQGDFDAHGVALREAGAEAVLVRRPEQLAAIDGLIIPGGESTTFLKFLARDGFLEALQSFVREKPTFGTCAGCILLAKEVRNPSQESLAVLDATVERNAYGRQIDSAILNADTRLEGGPLEMVFIRAPRIVKTGAEVEVLAERDGFPVLVRQAKLLAATFHPELSSDRRVHRLFVDLVRSGQSH, from the coding sequence GTGTCAACAAAGTCAGAAGTGGGTCAGACGATTCCCCAAATTGGCGTACTGGCGATACAAGGCGACTTTGATGCGCATGGGGTTGCTCTGCGCGAAGCGGGCGCGGAGGCAGTGCTGGTTCGTAGACCCGAACAACTGGCGGCTATCGATGGCCTGATTATCCCCGGCGGCGAATCGACTACCTTTCTCAAGTTCCTCGCGCGGGATGGATTTCTTGAGGCCCTTCAAAGTTTCGTGCGGGAGAAGCCCACCTTCGGTACCTGCGCCGGGTGCATCCTGCTCGCGAAAGAAGTACGCAATCCCAGCCAGGAGAGTCTCGCAGTGCTTGACGCAACGGTGGAGCGCAATGCGTATGGGCGGCAGATCGACAGCGCGATTCTCAACGCTGACACGCGCCTTGAGGGAGGACCGCTGGAAATGGTTTTCATTCGTGCGCCGCGTATCGTGAAAACAGGCGCCGAAGTCGAGGTGCTCGCTGAGCGCGATGGCTTCCCTGTTCTGGTAAGACAGGCAAAGCTGCTTGCAGCAACATTCCACCCGGAACTCTCGTCCGACCGTCGTGTCCATCGCCTCTTTGTCGATCTGGTTCGTTCTGGACAGAGCCACTGA
- a CDS encoding cytochrome c oxidase subunit II, which produces MMADRVWWMPPNGALHGVPVDSLMWWNLVILGTLFLLAHVFVLATMIRRKGPVLNRFGVSPKHELVPLIALTLIYAWMAVSAQRLWATIRYQGAAPNALQVEVTGMQFQWYFRYPGADNSFGPTRPELINAPAGNPLGLDHTDPHSADDIVSSVLLLPAGREVDLRIRSIDVIHGFFVPGMRVKQNAVPGMEMHIHFTPTVAGDYPILCSQVCGLGHARMQSHLRVVSESEYSAWLSSHSPTGISGAGR; this is translated from the coding sequence ATGATGGCTGATCGCGTCTGGTGGATGCCACCGAACGGCGCCTTGCACGGCGTTCCAGTCGACAGCTTGATGTGGTGGAATCTGGTAATCCTAGGAACGCTGTTTCTTCTGGCGCACGTTTTTGTGCTGGCCACAATGATCCGCCGAAAAGGTCCTGTTCTAAACCGTTTTGGCGTTTCGCCGAAGCATGAACTGGTTCCGCTGATCGCACTGACGCTTATCTATGCGTGGATGGCCGTCAGTGCGCAACGCCTCTGGGCAACAATCCGGTATCAGGGAGCTGCTCCCAATGCCCTCCAAGTGGAGGTGACTGGGATGCAGTTTCAGTGGTACTTCCGTTATCCCGGAGCCGACAACTCGTTTGGGCCGACGCGGCCGGAACTTATCAACGCGCCGGCTGGAAACCCGCTTGGGCTCGATCATACGGATCCGCACAGCGCGGACGATATTGTCTCGAGCGTTCTCCTGCTCCCCGCCGGACGCGAGGTCGATCTCAGGATTCGCTCCATTGATGTAATTCATGGATTCTTCGTTCCAGGCATGCGCGTAAAACAGAATGCGGTGCCAGGCATGGAGATGCATATCCACTTCACGCCTACAGTTGCAGGCGACTATCCCATTCTTTGCTCTCAAGTCTGCGGACTAGGACACGCGCGGATGCAATCGCATCTTCGGGTGGTATCGGAGAGCGAATATTCTGCTTGGCTGTCAAGCCACAGTCCCACAGGCATTTCGGGAGCCGGACGATGA
- the pdxS gene encoding pyridoxal 5'-phosphate synthase lyase subunit PdxS: protein MSTNNGNTTATSLRLKIGLAEMLKGGVIMDVMNVEQARIAEESGAVSVMALERVPAMIRAEGGVARMASPKLIKEIMGAVSIPVMAKARIGHFAEAQILQEIGVDFIDESEVLTPADEAHHIDKHAFTTPFVCGARDLGETLRRIAEGAAMIRTKGEAGTGDVVHAVKHMRQIVREMRALTVLSDDELYVAAKEHRAPYELVRMVAKAGKLPVPNFSAGGIATPADAALMMQLGAETVFVGSGIFMKERATPLDVEHDQAARAEAVSRARAIVLATTHYNDPKIVAEASEQVTGTMKGLAVSALEQDQLLQTRGW from the coding sequence ATGAGCACAAATAATGGCAACACAACCGCCACGAGTCTTCGGCTAAAGATCGGCCTCGCGGAAATGCTGAAGGGCGGCGTCATTATGGACGTCATGAACGTTGAGCAGGCGCGCATCGCGGAAGAATCGGGCGCGGTCTCCGTCATGGCTCTGGAGCGCGTTCCCGCCATGATTCGGGCTGAAGGCGGCGTGGCGCGCATGGCAAGTCCCAAGCTTATCAAAGAGATTATGGGCGCGGTTTCCATTCCGGTTATGGCAAAGGCGCGCATCGGCCACTTCGCGGAAGCACAGATATTGCAGGAGATCGGGGTGGACTTCATTGACGAGTCCGAGGTCCTTACCCCAGCCGATGAGGCTCACCATATCGATAAGCATGCTTTCACCACTCCCTTTGTCTGCGGCGCACGCGATCTTGGCGAAACTCTTCGCCGCATTGCCGAAGGTGCGGCGATGATCCGTACCAAGGGCGAAGCTGGAACGGGTGACGTTGTCCACGCGGTGAAGCATATGCGCCAGATCGTTCGAGAGATGCGCGCCCTTACAGTGCTTTCTGATGACGAGCTTTACGTGGCGGCCAAGGAACATCGCGCTCCGTACGAACTCGTTCGCATGGTTGCGAAGGCTGGTAAGCTTCCGGTACCCAACTTTTCTGCAGGAGGTATTGCTACTCCTGCGGACGCAGCCTTGATGATGCAACTGGGCGCTGAGACCGTTTTCGTAGGTTCCGGGATATTCATGAAAGAGCGCGCTACTCCGTTGGATGTGGAACATGATCAAGCTGCGCGCGCGGAAGCTGTGTCCAGAGCTCGCGCCATTGTCCTAGCGACGACACATTACAACGATCCGAAGATTGTCGCAGAGGCTTCAGAACAGGTGACAGGCACGATGAAGGGACTCGCCGTGTCCGCATTGGAGCAAGACCAGTTGCTCCAAACTCGTGGTTGGTAG
- a CDS encoding bifunctional nuclease family protein: MEIEMKIRGLMVDPSTNAPIVILKDVQGDTVLPIWVGLYEANAIALEVEKATTPRPMTHDLLKNLVQGLNATVQRVVVTELKNDTFYAVLWLEQDGESVTIDCRPSDALALALRADCPIFVDEDVLRVAKVISNPTDQATQEELRRWLENLNDEDLGRYKM, encoded by the coding sequence ATGGAAATCGAGATGAAAATCCGGGGCCTGATGGTCGATCCATCAACCAATGCGCCGATCGTCATTCTGAAAGACGTGCAGGGAGATACTGTGTTGCCTATCTGGGTGGGTTTGTATGAGGCCAACGCTATCGCCCTTGAAGTGGAAAAGGCGACGACGCCGCGCCCCATGACACACGACCTGCTTAAAAACCTGGTCCAAGGTCTGAACGCCACCGTGCAACGTGTTGTGGTTACAGAGCTTAAGAACGACACCTTTTACGCTGTGTTGTGGCTTGAGCAAGACGGAGAGTCCGTCACCATTGATTGCCGCCCATCCGACGCTTTGGCGCTCGCACTGCGCGCTGACTGCCCGATTTTCGTGGATGAAGATGTCCTGCGCGTCGCCAAAGTCATCTCTAACCCCACCGATCAGGCAACACAGGAAGAGCTGCGTCGTTGGCTGGAGAATCTGAACGACGAGGATCTCGGACGTTACAAGATGTAG
- a CDS encoding threonine dehydratase: MKLPTLDEIKSATQVVRAVMPPTPQYTWPLLNARCGTEVWVKHENHSPVGAFKLRGAAVYMDWLKKSKPTLTGVIAATRGNHGQGVALAASRLGLTSVIVVPFGNSREKNRAMQSLGAELIEYGDDFQAALEHSRTLAETRGLHPVPSFHTLLVYGTATYALEFFQGAPELSVVYVPIGLGSSICGMISVRNALGLKTKIVGVVAKDAPAYALSFRKKKALSATANSRLADGLSCRVPVPEALEIILANVDHMVEVSEGEIADAMRSYYEDTHNVAEGAAGAGLAAVLKERETHDGRVGVVFTGGNVDRELFLDALKTA, translated from the coding sequence ATGAAACTGCCCACTCTCGATGAGATCAAGAGCGCAACACAGGTTGTCCGCGCGGTCATGCCACCTACACCGCAATACACATGGCCGCTGCTGAATGCACGCTGTGGCACTGAGGTGTGGGTTAAACATGAGAACCACTCACCCGTGGGTGCCTTCAAGCTTCGTGGCGCCGCTGTTTATATGGACTGGCTCAAAAAGAGTAAACCTACGCTGACTGGCGTGATCGCAGCGACACGCGGCAATCATGGACAGGGCGTGGCGCTCGCAGCGTCACGTCTTGGATTGACCTCGGTCATTGTGGTTCCGTTTGGCAACAGTCGCGAGAAGAATCGGGCGATGCAGTCACTCGGAGCAGAGTTGATTGAGTATGGCGATGATTTTCAGGCGGCCCTGGAGCACTCACGGACTCTCGCAGAGACTCGTGGTTTGCATCCTGTGCCCTCGTTTCACACGCTGCTGGTGTACGGCACGGCTACCTATGCGCTTGAATTCTTCCAGGGTGCGCCCGAACTCAGCGTTGTATATGTGCCGATTGGGCTTGGATCTTCAATATGCGGGATGATCTCCGTACGAAATGCTCTTGGACTGAAAACGAAAATCGTAGGCGTGGTAGCGAAAGATGCGCCCGCTTATGCGTTATCGTTCCGTAAAAAAAAGGCACTTTCCGCAACGGCAAATTCACGACTGGCGGACGGGCTCTCATGCCGGGTGCCGGTTCCCGAGGCGCTTGAAATCATCCTTGCAAATGTCGATCACATGGTTGAAGTGAGTGAAGGCGAGATTGCTGATGCGATGCGCTCCTATTATGAAGACACACACAATGTTGCTGAAGGCGCGGCAGGAGCAGGATTGGCAGCTGTTCTAAAAGAACGCGAGACGCACGATGGGCGCGTGGGTGTGGTGTTCACTGGCGGCAATGTCGATCGGGAACTCTTTCTGGATGCGCTGAAGACCGCATGA
- a CDS encoding 3-deoxy-7-phosphoheptulonate synthase has translation MFYPTNDLRIKATKVVLPPVFLEEELPVTERASATVFQARNEIINILNGSDSRLVVVVGPCSIHDTKAAREYAGLLKNAIDEFGNELRIVMRVYFEKPRTTLGWKGLINDPHLDESFRINDGLRLARHLLLDLAEMGVPAGTEFLDMISPQYVAELVSWGAIGARTTESQVHRQLASGLSCPVGFKNGTSGNVQIAIEAIVSAGHPHTFLGTSETGQSAILFTAGNPDCHIILRGGRQTTNYDTASVASTSEQMEKAGVKARIMIDCSHANSGKDHKKQGVVSREVATQIAAGDRRIMGVMLESNLIAGSQNLVNGKALTYGQSITDACIDWTETHGLLKDLAGAVRAGR, from the coding sequence ATGTTCTACCCAACAAATGATTTACGCATAAAAGCGACGAAGGTTGTCCTACCGCCGGTATTTCTCGAAGAAGAATTACCTGTCACCGAGCGGGCATCAGCGACTGTTTTTCAGGCCCGAAACGAGATCATCAACATTCTCAATGGAAGCGATTCGCGCCTTGTTGTGGTCGTTGGGCCTTGTTCCATCCATGACACCAAAGCTGCGCGCGAGTATGCCGGATTGTTGAAGAATGCAATCGACGAATTCGGGAATGAGTTGCGAATCGTGATGCGCGTCTATTTTGAGAAGCCACGCACCACGCTTGGCTGGAAGGGACTGATTAACGATCCTCATCTCGATGAATCTTTCCGTATCAACGATGGACTGAGACTGGCACGGCATCTGTTGCTCGATCTTGCGGAGATGGGCGTGCCTGCGGGGACTGAATTTCTGGATATGATCTCGCCGCAGTATGTTGCTGAACTGGTCAGTTGGGGAGCCATCGGCGCGCGCACTACGGAAAGTCAGGTACACCGGCAGCTCGCCTCCGGCTTGTCTTGCCCGGTCGGCTTTAAGAACGGGACCTCTGGCAATGTACAGATCGCGATTGAGGCCATCGTTTCGGCGGGACATCCGCATACGTTTCTTGGTACTTCGGAAACAGGCCAATCTGCGATTCTCTTTACGGCGGGAAATCCCGACTGCCACATCATTCTGCGCGGCGGCAGGCAGACGACGAACTACGATACGGCCTCTGTTGCCTCGACATCTGAGCAGATGGAAAAAGCCGGCGTTAAGGCTCGGATCATGATCGACTGCAGCCACGCCAATAGTGGCAAGGATCACAAGAAACAGGGTGTGGTTTCTCGCGAAGTGGCTACGCAAATTGCAGCGGGCGATCGCCGCATTATGGGTGTAATGCTCGAAAGCAATCTGATTGCGGGTTCACAGAACCTTGTGAATGGCAAGGCTCTTACGTACGGGCAAAGCATTACCGACGCATGCATCGACTGGACCGAAACCCACGGCCTACTTAAAGATCTGGCGGGTGCGGTTCGTGCGGGGCGATAA
- a CDS encoding PaaI family thioesterase, producing the protein MKSKAVTPLSHGAPNHCFGCGETNRSGLRLKFLVDDNHQVVCYTSLARRFEGPPQHAHGGVIATLLDEAMSKANRVHDVIAMTRQMEIEYLHPVPIRQKITVTGRRISHEGRRNYCEAEIESASGEILARGKALFITVDRSVLQRSEKVRT; encoded by the coding sequence ATGAAATCCAAGGCCGTCACGCCCCTATCGCATGGCGCGCCCAATCATTGTTTTGGGTGTGGCGAGACAAACCGCTCTGGGCTGCGGCTGAAGTTTCTCGTCGACGATAACCATCAGGTAGTCTGCTATACATCGCTGGCGAGGCGATTTGAAGGACCTCCGCAACATGCTCATGGCGGCGTGATCGCTACACTCCTGGATGAGGCAATGAGTAAAGCCAATCGCGTACACGATGTGATCGCCATGACACGGCAGATGGAGATTGAGTATTTGCACCCGGTACCGATACGGCAGAAGATCACTGTGACTGGCCGGAGGATTTCGCACGAAGGACGCAGAAATTACTGCGAGGCCGAAATTGAGTCCGCTTCAGGCGAAATTTTAGCGCGAGGCAAGGCGCTGTTTATTACTGTCGATCGAAGCGTGCTGCAGCGGTCGGAAAAGGTTCGAACATGA
- the miaB gene encoding tRNA (N6-isopentenyl adenosine(37)-C2)-methylthiotransferase MiaB, whose protein sequence is MPNFDLIDAPQPEAAAHSRTFYLETFGCQMNVHDSEKVIGTLTQQGYHQVETEEAADLILYNTCSIRDKAEQKVFNRLNDYKKLTAQGKRFGVLGCVAQQEGERIFERAPYVSLVSGSASYRKLPEMLVRLELGEKRITGLDDRQTEETFETEFTTRSNPHRGYITIIEGCDKFCAYCVVPYTRGKERSRTSTSVLVEARRMADSGYTEIQLLGQNVNSYCDPERKKSFAELLAAIGEIPGIRRVRFTTSHPRDFTRDIVDAIDAVPSLCDHVHLPVQSGSSDVLHMMQREYTRDWYLERISWIKAAKRQISMTTDVIVGFPGETQADFEETITLLHAVQYDGVFAFKYSPRPNTPAVRMPDSISDEIKAERLQVLLDRQREIQRVNYSNYMGQVLEVMVEGHNQARGQVIGRTSQNKTLNFTASQPILPATGSYLPVRVTKTFPNSLVGEAVA, encoded by the coding sequence ATGCCGAACTTCGATTTAATCGATGCGCCCCAGCCAGAAGCAGCGGCGCATTCAAGAACCTTCTATCTGGAAACCTTCGGATGCCAGATGAACGTGCACGACTCGGAAAAAGTCATCGGCACGCTCACGCAGCAGGGCTATCACCAGGTGGAAACCGAAGAGGCTGCCGACCTCATCCTCTATAACACCTGTTCCATCCGTGACAAGGCAGAGCAGAAGGTCTTCAACCGCCTGAATGACTACAAGAAACTGACCGCGCAGGGCAAGCGCTTCGGCGTTCTCGGATGCGTGGCGCAGCAGGAAGGCGAGCGCATCTTCGAGCGTGCCCCTTATGTCTCGCTGGTTTCCGGCTCGGCGTCCTACCGCAAGCTTCCCGAGATGCTCGTGCGCCTGGAACTCGGTGAAAAACGGATTACCGGTCTCGACGACCGCCAAACCGAAGAGACCTTCGAAACCGAATTCACGACACGCAGCAATCCTCATCGCGGCTATATCACCATTATTGAGGGCTGCGATAAGTTCTGTGCCTACTGTGTCGTTCCATATACACGTGGCAAAGAACGAAGCCGCACATCGACGTCGGTTCTGGTCGAAGCGCGCCGGATGGCCGATAGTGGTTACACCGAAATCCAACTTCTCGGTCAGAATGTTAATTCCTACTGTGATCCAGAAAGAAAGAAGTCATTTGCGGAGTTGCTCGCTGCCATAGGTGAAATTCCCGGCATTCGCCGCGTGCGTTTCACGACCTCGCATCCGCGGGATTTTACACGCGACATCGTCGACGCCATTGATGCTGTACCATCACTTTGCGATCACGTTCACCTGCCGGTGCAGAGCGGATCATCTGATGTGCTCCACATGATGCAGCGCGAGTATACACGCGACTGGTACCTTGAGCGCATCTCATGGATCAAGGCGGCTAAACGCCAGATCAGTATGACTACGGACGTCATCGTAGGTTTCCCTGGCGAAACGCAGGCAGATTTCGAGGAAACCATTACGCTTCTGCATGCGGTTCAATACGACGGTGTCTTTGCATTTAAGTATTCGCCGCGCCCAAACACCCCTGCTGTGAGGATGCCGGATTCCATATCCGACGAGATCAAAGCCGAGCGCCTGCAAGTCCTCCTTGATCGCCAGCGTGAAATCCAAAGGGTCAACTATAGCAATTACATGGGGCAAGTTCTGGAGGTGATGGTTGAGGGTCATAATCAGGCCAGGGGACAGGTCATCGGACGCACTTCACAGAATAAAACGTTGAACTTTACCGCTAGCCAGCCTATTCTTCCCGCTACGGGAAGCTATTTGCCGGTGAGAGTTACAAAGACTTTCCCGAACAGCCTCGTAGGCGAAGCGGTAGCATAA
- a CDS encoding NCS2 family permease, whose translation MTTITSPEKRGSFVSALERYFLFEALETNWRTEILAGFTTFVTMAYIVFVNPAILHETGMPVAAVTAATCCCAALGSILMGALANYPIALAPGMGLNAYFTYTVVKHMGVPWQTALGAVFLSGVIFLLLTVGGIRQLLVGAIPHELHAAVAGGVGLFIAFIGLRNAGIIVADPATVVGLGNLRNPQTALAIFGLLLIALLQVFRVRASMLIGIMGTALTGWAFSLVHWHPEAYRFSDITATAFKLDIRGALHIGVFEIIFVFLFVDLFDNIGTLVAVSQKAGLIDAQHRIARLNRIFFADATATIAGSLTGTSTVVSYIESSAGVAAGGRSGVTAIVTGILFIVALFVAPLVGAIPTAATSPALIIVGGLMLSSISEIKWSDPLIAFPAFLTLVTIPLTYSIANGLSFGIIAFALLHIFSGRFRWQDWLLYVLAALFLLRFIYMAKG comes from the coding sequence ATGACCACGATTACGTCACCAGAAAAGCGCGGGAGCTTTGTCTCCGCTCTCGAGCGTTACTTCCTCTTTGAAGCGCTTGAAACAAACTGGCGCACCGAGATTCTTGCTGGCTTCACGACGTTTGTCACGATGGCCTACATCGTCTTCGTGAATCCGGCGATTTTGCACGAGACCGGGATGCCCGTTGCCGCGGTGACTGCGGCAACGTGCTGCTGCGCCGCCTTGGGCAGCATCCTGATGGGGGCGCTGGCAAACTATCCAATCGCACTCGCACCGGGGATGGGACTCAACGCTTACTTCACCTACACCGTGGTAAAACACATGGGCGTGCCATGGCAGACGGCTCTCGGTGCAGTTTTTCTTTCCGGCGTGATTTTTCTGCTGCTCACCGTCGGCGGCATTCGCCAGTTGCTGGTCGGTGCGATTCCGCATGAACTGCATGCGGCTGTCGCGGGCGGCGTCGGACTCTTTATCGCATTTATCGGACTACGAAATGCTGGCATTATCGTTGCCGACCCGGCGACCGTTGTGGGACTTGGGAATCTGCGCAATCCGCAGACTGCACTTGCCATCTTTGGATTGTTGCTCATTGCGCTGCTCCAGGTATTTCGCGTGCGCGCGTCCATGCTGATCGGAATTATGGGCACAGCGCTGACAGGGTGGGCCTTCAGCCTTGTACATTGGCATCCGGAGGCATACCGCTTCAGCGACATCACGGCAACAGCCTTTAAGCTCGACATCCGCGGGGCACTGCATATTGGCGTTTTCGAGATTATTTTTGTCTTCCTCTTCGTCGATCTCTTCGACAACATTGGCACGCTAGTGGCAGTGAGCCAGAAGGCTGGACTGATTGATGCGCAACATCGTATCGCGCGCTTGAACCGCATTTTTTTTGCCGATGCGACTGCAACCATTGCCGGCTCGCTTACGGGAACGAGTACGGTCGTCAGCTACATTGAATCGAGCGCGGGGGTTGCCGCGGGAGGGCGGTCGGGTGTAACTGCGATCGTTACGGGCATTCTGTTTATTGTGGCTCTGTTTGTAGCGCCGCTCGTCGGCGCCATCCCAACAGCCGCAACGTCGCCAGCGTTGATCATTGTCGGTGGACTGATGCTCTCGTCCATCAGCGAAATCAAGTGGTCTGATCCGCTGATAGCCTTCCCGGCATTTCTGACACTTGTGACGATTCCGCTGACGTACTCAATCGCGAACGGATTGAGCTTCGGCATCATTGCTTTTGCGCTGCTGCATATCTTCAGCGGGCGCTTTCGCTGGCAGGACTGGCTGCTGTATGTTTTGGCCGCGCTATTTCTCTTGCGCTTCATCTATATGGCCAAGGGATGA
- a CDS encoding zinc-binding alcohol dehydrogenase family protein, with the protein MKALIMEAPGRLTVGTRSVPLRAPDEVLLRVRLVGLCGTDLSSFRGKNPLVSYPRVPGHEIAATVEDAGENSDLAQGANVTLLPYKNCGQCASCLQQRPNACEFNQTMGVQRDGALTEYISAPLNKIVRGNLSLKELCLVEPLSIGFHATSRGQLTAKDTVAVLGCGGVGLGAIAAASFAGATTIAMDIDDRKLEIARKAGAQHSINSETQDCHSALRELTNGLGPDVFIEAIGLPQTFRMAVEEVAFTGRVVYIGYAKEPVAYETRWFVQKELDIRGSRNALPGDFRTVVQMLEAKRFPVEDAVSLIVGLNEAPRAIAEWAEKPSAYSKIMVSM; encoded by the coding sequence ATGAAGGCACTGATCATGGAAGCTCCGGGAAGACTGACCGTTGGGACCCGCTCGGTCCCTCTGCGCGCGCCTGACGAAGTTCTGTTGCGCGTGCGCCTGGTCGGGCTTTGTGGCACCGACCTAAGCTCCTTTCGTGGCAAGAATCCGCTGGTTTCTTATCCGCGTGTTCCCGGCCACGAGATTGCTGCCACAGTGGAAGATGCGGGTGAGAATAGCGATTTGGCGCAGGGGGCCAATGTCACGCTTCTGCCCTACAAGAATTGCGGCCAGTGCGCATCATGTTTGCAACAGAGACCGAACGCATGCGAGTTCAACCAGACAATGGGCGTGCAGCGTGATGGAGCGCTTACGGAGTATATCTCTGCTCCGCTCAACAAGATCGTGCGCGGGAATCTAAGCCTGAAAGAACTTTGTTTGGTTGAACCGCTTTCGATTGGCTTTCACGCAACTTCTCGCGGGCAGCTTACGGCAAAGGATACGGTCGCTGTTCTTGGCTGTGGCGGTGTTGGGCTCGGCGCGATCGCGGCTGCCAGTTTTGCTGGAGCAACCACGATTGCCATGGATATCGACGACCGGAAACTGGAGATCGCGCGCAAGGCCGGGGCGCAGCATTCGATCAACAGCGAGACGCAGGATTGCCACAGCGCTTTACGAGAACTGACAAACGGTCTAGGGCCAGACGTATTCATTGAGGCGATTGGTCTTCCGCAAACATTCCGCATGGCGGTGGAAGAAGTGGCCTTTACCGGGCGGGTTGTCTATATCGGATACGCGAAAGAGCCGGTGGCTTACGAGACAAGATGGTTTGTCCAGAAAGAGCTGGATATACGCGGCTCACGCAATGCTCTGCCGGGAGACTTCCGCACAGTAGTTCAAATGCTCGAGGCGAAGCGGTTTCCCGTGGAGGATGCAGTCAGCCTGATTGTTGGACTCAATGAAGCGCCACGGGCGATCGCAGAGTGGGCAGAAAAACCCTCTGCTTATAGCAAAATCATGGTTTCAATGTAA